A region of Paenimyroides aestuarii DNA encodes the following proteins:
- a CDS encoding response regulator transcription factor, which translates to MKNKDIKILLVDDDADILEIVGFNLEAENYQVFTAKNGREALAIAKKEVPNLVILDVMMPEMDGIETCENMRKLPELNNTIITFLTARGEDYSQVAGFDVGADDYITKPIKPKLLVTKVKALLRRVKEEALADDVLRIGTIEINREEYKIIKDNTEIILPRKEFELFYLLASKPGKVFKREEILDKVWGNEVIVGGRTIDVHIRKLREKIGDDLFKTIKGVGYKIEI; encoded by the coding sequence ATGAAAAATAAGGACATAAAAATCTTATTGGTTGATGACGATGCAGACATTTTAGAAATTGTAGGTTTTAATTTAGAAGCAGAAAACTATCAGGTTTTTACGGCAAAAAACGGAAGAGAAGCTTTGGCCATTGCCAAGAAAGAAGTTCCTAACTTGGTTATTCTTGATGTGATGATGCCCGAAATGGACGGAATTGAAACATGCGAAAACATGCGAAAGCTGCCAGAATTGAACAATACCATTATCACCTTTTTAACGGCGCGCGGAGAAGATTACTCGCAAGTTGCCGGTTTTGATGTGGGCGCAGACGATTATATCACCAAACCCATTAAACCAAAATTGTTGGTTACCAAGGTAAAAGCATTGCTTCGCAGGGTAAAAGAAGAAGCTTTGGCAGACGATGTGTTGCGCATTGGAACCATTGAAATAAACCGCGAAGAATACAAAATCATAAAAGACAATACCGAAATTATTTTGCCGCGAAAAGAATTTGAATTGTTTTATTTGTTAGCATCAAAACCCGGAAAAGTGTTTAAACGCGAAGAAATTTTAGACAAAGTTTGGGGCAACGAAGTGATTGTGGGTGGCAGAACCATAGATGTTCACATAAGAAAATTGCGCGAAAAAATTGGCGACGATTTGTTTAAAACCATAAAAGGTGTGGGCTACAAAATAGAGATTTAA
- a CDS encoding sensor histidine kinase: MGVKYRKSYKFAAKSAAVISLFSMLLLFLLHYFFHQIDIFFTVTFSLLFFGFCFFVLQYRVERFIYRRIQKIYKEVSILDESVLRNQPITTDMQTLMYEVNKFASEKKVEIESLKVQEEYRREFIGNVAHELKTPLFTVQGYISTLIEGDVKDKEIRKKYLERADKGIERLIDIVNDLDMITKLETNELKLNIQSFDIIELFQSVFDLLEMKADKKDITLMFDKDHYRTILVKGDREKINQVLLNLIDNSIKYGKENGTTEVSIENLTEKKLLVRITDNGFGIEKKHIGRLFERFYRTDSSRSRDIGGSGLGLSIVKHIIEAHNEHIYVESKVGVGSEFSFTIEKAVKK; this comes from the coding sequence ATGGGTGTAAAATATCGTAAATCATATAAATTTGCAGCAAAATCAGCAGCAGTAATCAGTCTATTCAGTATGCTGCTTTTGTTTCTGTTGCACTATTTTTTTCATCAAATAGACATCTTTTTCACAGTAACTTTTTCGTTACTGTTTTTTGGTTTTTGCTTTTTTGTGTTGCAATACCGCGTGGAACGCTTTATTTACCGCCGCATTCAAAAAATTTATAAAGAAGTAAGCATTTTAGATGAATCGGTGTTGCGAAACCAGCCCATAACCACCGATATGCAAACCTTAATGTATGAAGTAAACAAGTTTGCAAGCGAAAAAAAAGTAGAAATAGAATCTTTAAAAGTGCAAGAAGAATACCGCCGAGAGTTTATTGGCAATGTGGCGCATGAACTTAAAACACCGCTTTTTACCGTGCAAGGTTATATTTCTACATTAATAGAAGGCGACGTAAAAGATAAAGAAATCCGCAAAAAATACTTAGAACGTGCCGATAAAGGTATTGAACGGTTAATTGACATTGTGAACGATTTGGATATGATTACCAAGTTAGAAACCAATGAATTAAAACTGAATATACAATCTTTTGATATCATTGAACTTTTTCAAAGTGTTTTTGATCTTTTGGAAATGAAAGCCGATAAAAAAGACATTACTTTGATGTTTGATAAAGACCATTACCGCACTATTTTGGTGAAAGGCGATCGCGAAAAAATCAATCAAGTACTTCTTAATTTAATTGATAATTCCATAAAATACGGAAAAGAAAACGGCACCACCGAAGTATCTATAGAAAATCTTACCGAAAAAAAATTACTGGTTCGCATTACAGACAATGGCTTCGGAATAGAAAAAAAACACATCGGTCGTTTGTTTGAACGCTTCTACCGAACCGATAGCAGCCGCTCCCGCGATATTGGTGGCTCTGGTTTAGGGCTTTCAATCGTAAAACACATTATAGAAGCCCATAACGAACATATTTACGTGGAAAGCAAAGTGGGCGTTGGCTCTGAATTTTCGTTTACCATTGAAAAAGCTGTTAAAAAATAA
- the trmB gene encoding tRNA (guanosine(46)-N7)-methyltransferase TrmB, which yields MGSKNKLKRFRENETFSNVYQPTREALTTNIFSFKGKWNKEVFKNNNPIVLELGCGKGEYSVELARRYPEKNFIGIDIKGSRFWRGAKTAIEENLPNVAFLRTQIELIEMCFAANEVDEIWITFPDPQIKYKRTKHRLTNAEFLARYKNILKSEGVVNLKTDSEFMHGYTLGLLHGAGHKVLYANHNVYRNEGAPDVVTAIQTFYESQYLEQNKPITYIKFQIK from the coding sequence GTGGGAAGTAAAAATAAATTGAAACGCTTCAGAGAAAACGAAACGTTTTCAAATGTATATCAGCCAACCAGAGAAGCACTTACAACAAACATTTTTTCTTTTAAAGGCAAATGGAACAAAGAGGTTTTTAAAAACAACAACCCAATTGTTTTAGAATTAGGCTGCGGAAAAGGCGAATATTCGGTGGAATTGGCACGCCGATATCCAGAAAAAAACTTTATTGGTATTGATATAAAAGGATCTCGTTTTTGGCGTGGTGCAAAAACCGCCATCGAAGAAAATTTGCCAAATGTAGCTTTTTTACGCACGCAAATCGAACTGATTGAAATGTGTTTTGCAGCAAATGAAGTAGATGAAATTTGGATTACTTTTCCCGATCCGCAGATTAAATACAAACGCACCAAACACCGCTTGACCAACGCCGAATTTTTGGCTCGATACAAAAACATTTTGAAATCCGAAGGAGTGGTTAACCTTAAAACCGATAGCGAATTTATGCATGGTTATACCTTAGGTTTGTTGCATGGTGCTGGGCATAAAGTTTTGTATGCCAACCACAATGTGTATAGAAATGAAGGTGCACCCGATGTGGTAACAGCCATTCAAACATTTTACGAATCACAATATTTAGAGCAAAACAAGCCCATTACCTATATTAAATTTCAAATTAAATAA
- a CDS encoding LysE family transporter — translation MNYFLPFFTGLGASILGTLLPGILNATVVKISKKEGMKHAYSFIAGTLIVIALQTYLAVFFAKIIDRSAFITNMLREIGFVVFLILTIYFFATKPKKKLKSEVTIKGKSKRFSQGMLLALINVFPIFYYVFITITAINNNFYSINYISNILLTIGVLLGTLLSFTFYIKLFKNTVVEESFVLKNINKILGFITGIITVINLCKLFYK, via the coding sequence ATGAACTATTTCCTTCCTTTTTTCACTGGTCTTGGTGCATCGATACTTGGAACACTGCTTCCGGGTATTTTGAATGCCACAGTAGTGAAAATTTCTAAAAAGGAAGGAATGAAACACGCATATAGTTTTATTGCAGGCACATTGATTGTAATTGCATTGCAAACCTATTTGGCGGTATTTTTTGCTAAAATAATCGACCGCAGTGCATTTATCACTAATATGCTCCGCGAAATTGGTTTTGTGGTATTTTTAATCTTAACCATCTATTTTTTTGCAACCAAACCCAAAAAAAAATTAAAAAGCGAAGTAACCATAAAAGGAAAAAGTAAACGCTTCAGTCAAGGAATGTTGCTTGCTTTGATTAATGTGTTTCCTATATTTTATTATGTTTTTATAACCATCACGGCGATTAATAATAACTTTTACAGCATAAACTATATCAGCAATATTTTGTTGACCATCGGCGTGTTGCTAGGAACGCTTCTTTCGTTTACTTTCTACATAAAACTATTTAAAAACACGGTAGTTGAAGAAAGTTTTGTGTTGAAAAATATCAATAAAATATTAGGATTCATCACCGGCATTATCACTGTTATTAATCTGTGTAAACTGTTTTATAAATAA
- a CDS encoding MGMT family protein, translating into MEKDFFQRVYEVVKQIPYGKITTYGAIAKKIGAPKSARMVGYALNVSGMQEDVPAHRVVNRKGLLTGKHHFQGTNLMQQLLENEGVKIKENTVQNFKEYFWEP; encoded by the coding sequence ATGGAAAAAGATTTTTTTCAGCGGGTTTATGAGGTTGTAAAGCAGATTCCCTATGGGAAAATTACTACTTACGGAGCGATTGCCAAAAAGATTGGCGCACCCAAATCGGCTCGAATGGTGGGGTATGCCCTAAATGTATCTGGCATGCAGGAAGATGTACCAGCACATCGAGTGGTAAACCGCAAAGGATTGCTAACAGGTAAACATCATTTTCAAGGAACTAATTTAATGCAGCAGTTGCTAGAAAATGAAGGTGTAAAAATTAAAGAAAACACGGTTCAAAATTTTAAGGAATATTTTTGGGAGCCTTAA
- the tpx gene encoding thiol peroxidase, whose translation MAQITFKGNQIHTAGNLPEVGATAPDFKLTSTDLSEKSLSDYKGKNVVLNIFPSVDTGVCAQSVRTFNKEVSAVDNTVVLCISKDLPFALNRFCAAEGLNNVETLSDFKSDDFMNAYGVKMTDGPLNGLMSRAVVVINPEGKVVYNEQVPEITQEPDYNHAINALK comes from the coding sequence ATGGCACAGATAACATTTAAAGGCAACCAAATTCATACCGCAGGAAATTTACCTGAAGTAGGGGCAACCGCACCCGATTTTAAATTAACAAGTACAGATTTATCTGAAAAATCATTGAGTGATTACAAAGGAAAAAATGTGGTTTTAAATATTTTTCCAAGTGTTGATACAGGTGTTTGTGCACAATCGGTTCGCACGTTCAACAAAGAAGTTTCGGCTGTTGACAATACGGTTGTTTTGTGTATTTCGAAAGATTTACCATTTGCATTGAACCGTTTTTGCGCAGCAGAAGGATTAAACAATGTAGAAACTTTATCGGATTTTAAAAGCGATGATTTCATGAATGCTTACGGCGTTAAAATGACCGATGGCCCTTTAAACGGCTTGATGAGCAGAGCTGTTGTGGTAATTAACCCAGAAGGAAAAGTGGTTTACAACGAACAAGTTCCTGAAATTACGCAAGAACCGGATTACAACCATGCAATTAATGCGTTGAAGTAA
- a CDS encoding Mrp/NBP35 family ATP-binding protein gives MKLDRKEILAALETISVAGEGKNMVESGAVQNVMTFGDEVVVDITLHTPALHIKKRAEVDIMKVIHEKIYDKAKIKVNIKVETPEKPEIKGKSIPGISNIIAVSSGKGGVGKSTITANLAVTLANMGFKVGVLDADIYGPSMPIMFDVEKSKPISVDVNGKSKMKPILSYGVELLSIGFFTSPDQAVIWRGPMASKALNQMIFDADWGELDFLLLDLPPGTGDIHLSLMQSLPITGAVVVSTPQAVALADAKKGVSMFMAESINVPVLGIIENMAYFTPEELPENKYYIFGQEGAKNLASDLEVPFLGEVPIVQSIREAGDYGRPAALQNQSIVADAFVEIARNVVSQTVLRNESLPPTEAIKITTMAGCSAVKN, from the coding sequence ATGAAGTTAGACAGAAAAGAAATATTAGCTGCTTTAGAAACTATTTCTGTTGCAGGCGAAGGTAAAAATATGGTAGAAAGCGGCGCGGTACAAAACGTAATGACTTTTGGCGACGAAGTGGTGGTTGATATAACCCTGCACACGCCGGCATTGCATATTAAGAAACGTGCCGAAGTGGACATTATGAAAGTAATTCACGAAAAAATCTACGATAAAGCCAAAATTAAAGTAAATATTAAGGTTGAAACTCCGGAAAAACCTGAAATCAAAGGAAAATCAATACCGGGAATCAGCAATATCATCGCGGTGTCATCGGGTAAAGGTGGCGTAGGAAAATCAACCATTACAGCTAATTTAGCAGTTACTTTGGCTAATATGGGTTTTAAAGTTGGTGTTTTGGATGCCGATATTTACGGGCCATCAATGCCGATTATGTTTGATGTGGAGAAATCGAAACCTATTTCGGTTGATGTAAACGGAAAATCGAAAATGAAACCTATTTTAAGTTATGGTGTGGAGTTGTTATCAATCGGCTTTTTCACAAGTCCTGACCAAGCAGTAATTTGGCGCGGACCAATGGCTTCTAAAGCATTAAACCAAATGATTTTTGATGCAGATTGGGGCGAATTAGATTTTCTTTTATTAGATTTACCACCAGGAACGGGCGATATTCACTTGTCACTAATGCAATCGTTGCCAATTACCGGTGCAGTTGTGGTAAGCACACCGCAAGCAGTTGCATTGGCAGATGCAAAAAAAGGAGTATCTATGTTTATGGCGGAAAGCATCAATGTACCTGTTTTAGGTATTATTGAAAACATGGCCTATTTTACGCCAGAAGAATTACCTGAAAACAAATATTACATTTTTGGGCAAGAAGGTGCAAAAAACTTAGCTTCTGATTTAGAAGTTCCGTTTTTGGGCGAAGTGCCTATTGTGCAAAGCATACGCGAAGCAGGTGACTACGGTCGTCCGGCGGCATTGCAGAACCAATCAATCGTTGCTGATGCTTTTGTAGAAATTGCACGCAATGTGGTATCGCAAACCGTTTTAAGAAATGAATCGCTTCCACCAACCGAAGCAATTAAAATTACAACAATGGCAGGTTGTTCTGCTGTAAAAAATTAA